The genomic stretch CGCGACCACGTGCCCGACGCCGACGCCACCTCGGTCGCCCGGCTCAAGGCGGCGGGCGCGGTCGTGTTCGGGAAGACCAACACGCCCCTCTACGCCGGCGACCTGCAGACCTACAACGACGTCTACGGGCGGACCGACAACCCGTGGGCACTCGACCGCACGGCGGGCGGGTCGTCGGGCGGCCCGGCCGCGGCGCTGGCCGCCGGACTCACGGGGTTCGAGCTGGGCAGCGACATCGGCGGCTCCATCCGCAACCCGGCCCACTTCTGCGGGGTCTTCGGCCTCAAGACGACCTGGGGCATCATCCCGGCCCGGGGTCACATCCCGGGCCCGCCGGGCTCGCTCGGCACCCCGGACGTGGGCGTCTTCGGCCCGATGGGGCGCAGCGCCGCCGACCTGGCCCTCGGCCTCGACGTGCTGGCGGGGCCCGACGAGCGCGACGGCGTCGGCTGGCGGCTGGAGCTGCCGGCACCCCGCAACGGGGGAGCGCTCGCCGGCCTGCGGGTGGCGACCTGGTTCGACGACCCGTTCGTCCCGCTGGCGGCCGACGTCCGGGCCTGCCTCGACGAGGCGGCCGCGGCGCTGGCCGACGGGGGCGCCACGGTGGTCGCCCTCGACACGCCGCCCGTCGGGCTCGGTGACCTCACCCGCTCGTGGGAGAGCCTGGTGCTCCCCCTGACCTTCGCCGGTCTGCCCGACGAGACGTTCGCCGGGTTCGCCGCCGCGGCCGACAGCACGCCGACGACCGGTCCCGGAGCCGACGAGCCGGCGATCCGGGCGCTGCGCGCCATCACCCGGCGCCACCGGGACTGGCTGCGGGCCGACGAGCGGCGCCAGCACCACCGCGCCGCCTTCGCCCGGCTGTTCCGGGACCACGACGTGCTGCTCGCCCCGGTCATGACCACCGCCGCCTTCCCGCACGACACCGAGCGCGAGATCATCGCCCGCACGCTCGACGTCGACGGCACGACCCGCTCCTACATGGACGGCATCGCCTGGAACGGCGGTATCGGCACGCTGCTGGTGCCGGTCGCCGTGCCGCCGGCCGGCCGGACGCCGCAGGGGCTGCCCGTGGGCGTCCAGGTGGTGGCCGGCCATCTGGAGGACCGGACGGCGATCGCCGTCGCGGGCCACCTGGAGGATCTGCTCGGCGGCTTCACCCCGCCGCCGGACTTCGCCTGAGCCCACGTTGCGGCGTCGACGCACCGAAACGGTCGCTCCGGGCCGCAACGACGGCGACGTTCCGTCAGGGCGTCACGTGACGGGCTCGACGCTCACGACGGCGCTGTAGGCGGGCACCTTCGAGCCCGGCTCGCGGTGCTCGGCGCCGGTCGGGATCAGCACGTTGCCCTCCGGCCAGTGGACCTGCAGCGAGCGGGCGGGGAGGCGCACCAGCTTGGCGGTGCCCTCGAAGGTGCCGGTGTCCGACGTCAGGCGCACCCGGTCGCCGTCGGCGAGGCCCAGGTCGGCAGCGTCGGCGTGGTCGACGAACACGGCATCGCGGACCGCGCCCGTCAGCGGGTCGACCGCGGCGTGGACCATCGAGTTGAACTGCTTGCCCCGGCGGGTGGTCACCAGGAACCGGCCGTCGGGCAGGTCGGGCTCGACCGGGGTCAGCACGGAGAAGTGGCCTCGGCCATCGGGCGTGGGGAAGGCGCCGTCGGCGCACAGGTGCCGGCCGCCCCACTGCACCTGGTCACCGGGCTCGGCGAGGGTCTCGATGCCGGCGTAGAACGGCACGACGTCGGCGATCTCGGCCCGCAGGTCGCGGTTGGTGGGCCAGGCGAAGCGGTCGGCGAGGTCGGGCCGGGTACGGGCGGCGACCTCGGCGAACAGGCGCCACTCGCTGCGGGCCTCGCCCACCCGGCGGGGGATCTCGGGGCTGAAGATGATGCGGCGCTCGGTGGTGGTCTCGGTGCCGCCGCCCTCCTGCTCGTAGCGGGTGGCGACCGGCAGGAGCAGCACGTCGTCGCCGTCGACCAGCATCTGGCTGCTCAGCACCACGTCCTGGTGGACCCGCAGGGGAACGTTGGCCAGCGCGGCCTCGACCCGGGGCGGGTCGGGCAGCACGTCGAGGAAGTTGCCGCCCGACATCCACAGCACGTCGAGGTCGCCCCGCTCGGCGGCGTCGACCATCTCGGGGGCGGTGAGGCCCGGAGCCGGAGGGACGGGGAAGCCCCACTGCTCGGCCAGCGCCGCGGCGTGCACGTCGTCGACCGGCAGGCCGCCCGGGAGAGCCGTGGCGTAGGCACCCATCT from Acidimicrobiales bacterium encodes the following:
- a CDS encoding amidase produces the protein MGELHFRSASELCALLAKGEVSSVELLDHFLRRVESADLGGRVNAVVALDVDRARQRAEDADAARARGESWGPLHGLPMTVKDTFETKGLVTTSGAPELRDHVPDADATSVARLKAAGAVVFGKTNTPLYAGDLQTYNDVYGRTDNPWALDRTAGGSSGGPAAALAAGLTGFELGSDIGGSIRNPAHFCGVFGLKTTWGIIPARGHIPGPPGSLGTPDVGVFGPMGRSAADLALGLDVLAGPDERDGVGWRLELPAPRNGGALAGLRVATWFDDPFVPLAADVRACLDEAAAALADGGATVVALDTPPVGLGDLTRSWESLVLPLTFAGLPDETFAGFAAAADSTPTTGPGADEPAIRALRAITRRHRDWLRADERRQHHRAAFARLFRDHDVLLAPVMTTAAFPHDTEREIIARTLDVDGTTRSYMDGIAWNGGIGTLLVPVAVPPAGRTPQGLPVGVQVVAGHLEDRTAIAVAGHLEDLLGGFTPPPDFA